agagggagagggtgagatagAGGGCGGCAGGAAGAGGGAAGCAGAGATCGAGAGTgggaaggagagatggagagagagatagggatcgAGGGAACGGATAGGAAGGAGGGactgagggaaagggagaggaggggagactaAGAGTAGGGTAGAGAGACAATGGGAGCTAGGGGGCGTGGGAGAGAGGGTGCTCCATAGGCCATGCCAGCTCCCCTCTCGAAAGCGCAGGCGTGGGTGGGGACGGGACGGGGGCGATCGGTTAATGATTGTCCAGCGGCCGCGGGTTCAGGGAGTTATAGCGGAGGCgaggcgggggtggggggcggaGTGTAGCCGCCCCCATCGTGGAAAATCCCTGTGGATGAAGATATAAGGTCAGAATCCCGCTAGTCTCGGCCTACGTTCTCACTCCCCCGCCACGTTCCCCACAGgctgacacagagagagagagagacagagagaagacaGCATGCGGTGAGCTGGGAGACTGGATGGTGTAGGAGGAGAgtgtcgctgtgtgtgtgtgtgtgtgagagagagtgtgtgtgtgtgtgtacgtgtgtgtgtgtgtgtgtgtgtgtgtatgtgtgtgtgtgtgtgtgtgtgtgtggatgtgtggatgtgtacgtgtgtgtgtgtgtgtgtgtgtgtgtgtgtgtgtgtgtgtgtgtgtgtgtgtgtgtgtgtgtgtgtgtgtgtgtgtgtgtgtgtgtgtgtgtgtgtgtgtgtgtgtgtgtgtgtgtgtgtgtgagtgtgtgtgtgactgtgtctgtgtgtcggtgtgtgtgtgtgtgtgtgtgtgtgtgtgtgtgtgtgtgtgtgtgtgcgagtgtgtgtgtgtgtgtgtgtgtgtgtgtggctgtgtgtatgtgtgtgtgtgtgcaagtgtgtgtgtgtgtgtacgtgtgtgtgtggctgtgtgtgtgtgtgtgtgtctgtgtgtgggtgtgtgtgtgtgtgtgtgtgtgtgtgtgtttttgtgtgtgtgtgtgtgtgtgtgtgtgtgtgtgtgtgtgtgtgtggctgtgtgtgtgtgtgtgtgtgtgtgtgtgtgtgtgtgtgtgtgtgtgtgtgtgtgtgtgtgtgtgtgtgtgtgtgtgtgtgtgtgtgtgtgtctgtgtgtgtgtgtgtgtgtgtgtgtgtgtctgtgtctgtgtgtgtgtgtgtgagcctgtgtgtgtgtgcgcgtgtgtgtgcgtgtgtgtgtgtgtgtgtgtgtgcgcgtgtgtgtgtgtgtgtgtgtgtgtgtgtgactgtgtgtgactgtgtgtgtgtgtgtgtgtgtgtgtgtgtgtgtgtgtgtgtgtgtgtgtgtgtgtgtgtgtgtgtgtgtgtgtgtgtgtgtgtgtgtgtgtgtgtgtgtgtgtgtgtgtgtgtgtgtgtgactgtgtttgtgtgtgtacgtgtgcgtgtgactgtgtgtctgtgtgtcggtgtgtgtgtgtggctgtgtgtctgtgtacgtgtgcgagtgtgtgtgtgtgtgtgtgtggctgtgtgtatgtgtatacgtgtgcaagtgtgtgtgtgtgtgtacgtgtgtgtgtgtggctgtgtgtgtggctgtgtgtctgtgtgtgtctgtgtgtgtgtgtgtgtgtgtgtgtgcgagtgtgtgtgtgtgtgtgtgtgtgcgtgtgggagtgtgtgtgtgtgtgtgtgtgtggctgtgtgtatgtgggtgagtgtgtgtgcaagtgtgtgtgtgtgtgtacgtgtgtgtgtggctgtgtgtgtggctgtgtgtctgtgtgtcggtgtgtatgtgtggctgtgtgtctgtgtacgtgtgcgagtgtgtgtgtgtgtgtgtgtgtgtctgtgtctgtgtgtgtgtgtgtgtgtctctgtgtgtgagtgtgtgtgtgactctgtgtgtgtgactgtgtgtgtgtgtgtgtgtgtgtgtgtgactgtgtgtgtgtgtgtgtgtgtgtgtgtgtgtgtgtgtgtgtgtgtgtgtgtgtgtgtgtgtgtgtgtgtgtgtgtgtgtgtgtgtgtgtgtgtgtgtgtgtgtgtcgctgtgtgtatgtgtgtacgtgtgcaagtgtgtgtgtgtgtcaatgatTCTCACACTCCTCTCTCTTCCTAGGTCCCATTCATTTCTATTCCTGGCGCTGTGCTCCGGACTTATTGTGGAGATTATCACCGCGACCAGCGAACCCCTGCTGTCTCCATGTGAgataggggaaggggagggagtccCAAACCGGGAATGGGAGCGAGAGTAGAGGAGGGAGGACAGCCCGGCGGGAGGGAGAGAGTAGAGTGGGGTGGGGAGCATTGCGtgaagggtgtggggagaggagggagcgtgagtgggggggggggggggggatggggggggggggtggggggggggggggggggggagaggggggaaggagcgcCGCGCTGCGAGAAGGGAgcggatgggaagaagaaagagggagaggagacacagcaagagagtgagggggtggggggttggggggggttaatggggaggggggaccgagagaaggagagagaggagaaggaggagagagatagaagggggagaggggagagagggagcgagagagggtggtggagggaaaGTGTGAAGGGAGAAGTttgaagagaagagaggagagagagaaggagggaggtgagagatggcgggaggggaaggagagtgagaaggaggggggaaggatggaggagggagagaggattgGGTTTGCTAACATCTTCTCTCGACTCTCCCCAGTATCCTGTTTCGCACCCACCAACATTGAACATGGCCACTACCACTATGAGACCCATGAAGGTGAGAATGAGTCCGGGGCCGTGATCAGATATGTTTGTGACCAACCATTCTGGAAGCTACCTCAGGAGGACCACGGTAAGGACCGCGCTGGACACGGTTCGTTCGTTTAGTTTAagcattagtttagttcagtttagtgttggtttagtttagtttgacctTAGTTTTAGTGttacctttagaaacatagaaacatagaaaacaggtgcaggaataggccattcggcccttcgagcctgcaccgccattcactatgatcatggctgatcatccaactcagtatcccatccctgccttctcatagaaacatagaaattaggtgcaggagtaggccattcggcccttcgagcctgctccgccattcaatatgatcatggctgatcatccaactcagtatcccgtacctgccttctctccataccccctgatccccttagcctcaagggccacatctaactccctcttaaatatagccaatgaactgtggcctcaactattgtattgtatatctttattgtcatttcctgagtattcgcatacccagaggaaacaaaaaaacgtttctcaaccagtgtccattcagtgtgcatgaaaaataaatagaaataaaaaaatacatgtatcatgaacaaatttaacactctactaaacattcaacaggcgttccgaccggcagcggcacaacagtggctctgctgcagtgtgtccaggttgggggttcgtgcgcgatacttggcagggggcaaagtccatttaacagtcttatagcctgtgggaagaagctgaggagcatcctgctggttttgcagctaatgctcctgtacctcttcccagatgggaggatggagaaaatgtcatgcgatgggtggtaagggtaaAGGTAAGGtaactaccttctggggcagagaattccacagatttagtgtgtgaaaaaaaagtagttctcatctcggtcctaaaagatttcacccttatccttaaactgtgtgtgaccatttgttctggacttccccaacatcgtgaacaatcttcctgcatctagcctgtccaaccccttaagaattttgtaagcttccctcaatcttctaaattccagcgagtacaagccgagtctatccagtctttcttcatatgaaagtcctgacatcccaggaatcagtctggtgaaccttctctgtaatccctctatgacaagaatagcgttgttttattttaatgagaTTTTTGTTTTAGTGTGGTTTATAAGAAGTTTTCAGCTTTAGATTGCATTTAGTTCAGTTTCTCATTCGCATTATTTTacgtttagttttagatttttcGTTATAATTTAGTAAAACtcgtttcagttttagttttcatGTCGGCTTTCATGTCATctgagtttagttttggtttaggtttagtttagttattttagtttagtcacgttttaattttagatttagctgaggttcccggaggtttttgtcagtctccactacctgcaacctccggcaaccacctgcaacctccaggaaccgcgcggaaaccttgggtggggcgcaaagtctccagagatttccgttcaggtttcttaagtgagacaggggcacaAAAGTATGTCATGGTTTTAGTTTTCGTGTAGATTTTATTCAAGATTAGTTTAAGCTAAAGTTTTGATTTGTATTCGTTTTAGTTTTAGTGTTAGTTCTAGTTGAGTTTTAATTTAGTTGTAGATAATGAGCTGTAAGATGAGAGGAAGAGAAGGTGCGGATTATATGACTGTACTCACAATGTTGGATGTGTgctattcccctctctctctaccctcgctcccgctccccccccctcgctctctccccccctctctcgctctctcctcctccctctctccccctctcctctctctctccctccccattcccctttctcccctccttctctcccatcccctctccctcctgccgccctcctcccccttctctccctaccccccccccctcctcccccctctctctctctctcccctctcctctctctctctccatctccctctctcccctccctctcccccctctctcccctctccccctccctctctcccctcccgctctccactccctctatccacccacctcccccactctctctgcccactctctctcccctcgctctctcccctccctctcaccactctctctgccctcccactctcccactctacccctctctctccaccctctctctcccgctctatTGTCAACCCTTGCCTCTCAACCTTCTcaaccctctccttctctcctctttctttctctccactatatctctcttcccctcactctctctctccccccctccctctccctcccctcctccttccctctctatctcccctctctacctccctcttctctgac
This genomic window from Leucoraja erinacea ecotype New England unplaced genomic scaffold, Leri_hhj_1 Leri_1364S, whole genome shotgun sequence contains:
- the LOC129715740 gene encoding mannan-binding lectin serine protease 1-like, producing the protein MRSHSFLFLALCSGLIVEIITATSEPLLSPLSCFAPTNIEHGHYHYETHEGENESGAVIRYVCDQPFWKLPQEDHGIYVCSCSHHWENTVLGYTLPTCVKGKMGRGRRT